The following coding sequences lie in one Kryptolebias marmoratus isolate JLee-2015 linkage group LG5, ASM164957v2, whole genome shotgun sequence genomic window:
- the LOC108239844 gene encoding zinc finger protein 516-like produces METEEKEDVSQQTLGIKAETEEDTASSHTCGVCGRSFPLLSSLSQHMRRHTREKPYKCPYCEHRAAQKGSLKAHIRSHKLGLFSHDSSGKKEEGEQEKKNGPDVPDPPETISTSDKTHPINGVVKKKATKKKVKSKNGVEVGDAADSGPFSCTVCGQVFPQVLLLKSHIKRHRGSQDHGCHICGRRFRQAWFLQSHMRIHRVKAQLRGSKSNEPPATVNGIPQDPASLTNEVCLYELCASCGNFFYDRKTLRIHEKLHKMNHGHPQNPPHKDVKASELRVDKKHFLESLNLTTAKPKETPVEKILGGRIPELDPVCSYQAWQLATRGRLVEAAEKCLGWEERLADAEVAYDTEKGEYVPLKPEKKRKPIDTSHSNLKKKKGDTGVDHTSNTLGYAKGGDKKICQKDRILLNGLGHAFYEALQKKAVKDVQLSSKLSKTARSQEKEDKKSFFCEHCDFHTVDSSLLRSHLYSQHLGSYSKHSAIVDNVSKGGSGASKYMDYLRSRSLLLSQPYWTPCTKSPGQELAEENVKMGLSNGSEVKEEGQATGDTGSLLNLSSSSLAGGNSTAGYSVQTEGLVRHQCLYCSHKTSYPEVLWIHQRVAHKVNGNSSVAPKWAPCINTLKSSKAGASQWRRTGPPPFLEGKDCPALPAPRTQRTQPPGFTTRSSSRSGSGSSSSSKHLTLRTQSGTSKSKHHSKDSRSSDGTQSAGKVGLQPQRSSGEHKRAAEGGSKGSSGQATSLNSSTRTKRFDGFQPSSSPKHRGDRAAAEGIFPQEGLGFMLVRNHSGASSNAAAADRAHSRRQSCDFSPGLKSPDLWAAMNMWGPHGAKAYSDPLLFAQGKSESTGEMPKDVDILSFLKNYSPRDLAALYQHWGFVDPRLDPQTMLQLNGHFGNEVHSSSEASKQMNSLSTSSSGSLHKGT; encoded by the exons ATGGAGACTGAAGAGAAGGAGGATGTCTCACAGCAGACACTTGGCATAAAAGCAGAGACTGAGGAAGATACAGCCTCAAGCCATACCTGTGGGGTGTGCGGTCGTAGCTTTCCTCTCCTCAGCTCTCTGTCTCAGCACATGAGGAGACACACCCGGGAGAAGCCCTACAAGTGTCCCTACTGTGAGCACAGGGCGGCTCAGAAGGGCAGTCTGAAGGCTCACATTCGAAGCCATAAACTGGGCCTGTTCAGCCATGACTCCAGTGGCaagaaggaggaaggagagcaAGAGAAGAAAAACGGTCCTGATGTACCTGACCCCCCTGAAACGATCAGCACATCTGACAAAACTCATCCTATCAATGGGGTGGTAAAGAAGAAAGCAACTAAGAAGAAAGTAAAGAGTAAAAATGGTGTCGAGGTTGGCGACGCGGCTGATTCTGGACCTTTTTCCTGCACCGTTTGTGGCCAGGTTTTCCCTCAGGTATTACTCCTTAAATCCCACATAAAACGGCACCGTGGCTCCCAGGACCATGGATGCCACATTTGCGGAAGACGCTTCCGCCAAGCATGGTTCCTCCAAAGCCACATGCGCATTCACCGAGTCAAAGCGCAGCTCCGTGGCAGTAAAAGCAACGAACCTCCTGCTACCGTTAACGGGATTCCCCAGGACCCAGCGTCACTGACAAATGAAGTGTGCCTCTATGAGCTCTGTGCCAGCTGTGGGAACTTTTTCTATGACCGCAAGACCCTGCGGATTCATgaaaaactacataaaatgAACCATGGCCATCCCCAGAATCCACCGCATAAAGACGTGAAAGCCTCTGAGCTGCGGGTCGATAAGAAGCATTTTTTGGAAAGCTTGAACCTCACTACTGCTAAACCGAAAGAAACACCTGTGGAAAAGATCCTGGGTGGGAGAATTCCAGAGCTGGATCCAGTTTGTAGTTACCAAGCATGGCAGTTAGCCACAAGGGGTCGACTAGTGGAGGCTGCAGAAAAATGTCTGGGATGGGAGGAGAGACTGGCCGATGCAGAGGTGGCATATGACACAGAGAAAGGAGAGTACGTGCCCCTGAAgccagagaagaagaggaagccAATTGACACCTCTCACTCCAacttgaagaagaagaagggcgACACAGGCGTGGATCACACATCGAACACCTTGGGCTACGCTAAAGGTGGAGACAAAAAGATTTGTCAGAAGGACCGTATCCTTTTGAACGGACTCGGTCATGCTTTTTACGAGGCACTACAGAAAAAGGCAGTTAAAGATGTCCAGCTCTCATCAAAACTGAGCAAGACCGCCAGAAGCCAAGAGAAGGAAG ATAAGAAGTCCTTCTTCTGTGAGCACTGTGATTTCCACACTGTCGACTCCTCACTGCTCAGGTCTCACCTGTACAGTCAGCACTTGGGTTCTTACAGCAAACACAGCGCCATTGTGGATAACGTTAGCAAGGGTGGGTCCGGAGCCTCAAAATACATGGACTACCTCAGAAGCAGGAGTTTGTTGCTCAGTCAGCCATACTGGACTCCCTGCACAAAGTCTCCGGGTCAGGAGTTGGCAGAGGAAAACGTTAAGATGGGATTGTCTAATGGAAGCGAGGTAAAAGAGGAAGGACAGGCTACCGGGGACACTGGCAGTCTTCTTAATCTTTCTTCATCATCTCTTGCTGGTGGAAACAGTACTGCTGGTTATTCGGTGCAAACAGAGGGTCTGGTGCGACATCAGTGCCTATACTGCTCCCACAAGACCAGCTACCCAGAAGTACTGTGGATCCATCAGCGTGTTGCACACAAGGTAAATGGCAACAGCTCCGTAGCGCCCAAGTGGGCACCCTGCATAAACACTCTGAAAAGCTCAAAGGCTGGAGCCTCTCAGTGGAGGCGCACCGGACCACCCCCTTTCCTGGAAGGCAAGGACTGCCCAGCTTTACCCGCCCCTCGGACTCAGCGCACACAGCCTCCAGGCTTCACCACCCGCAGTAGCAGCAGGAgcggcagcggcagcagcagcagtagcaagCACTTAACCCTCAGGACCCAGTCAGGCACCTCAAAGTCCAAACATCACTCAAAGGACTCGCGTTCTTCAGACGGGACACAGTCTGCTGGGAAGGTCGGCCTCCAGCCTCAGAGGAGTTCGGGCGAACATAAGCGAGCAGCagagggtggcagcaaaggctCCAGTGGCCAAGCTACTTCATTAAACAGCTCCACGCGCACCAAGCGTTTCGATGGCTTTCAGCCTTCAAGCAGCCCCAAACACAGAGGCGACAGAGCTGCTGCGGAGGGAATCTTCCCACAGGAGGGTTTGGGTTTTATGCTGGTGAGAAATCACAGCGGGGCTTCTTCAAacgcagcagctgcagacagagcCCACTCCCGCAGGCAGTCATGTGACTTTTCCCCAGGTCTGAAGAGTCCCGATCTCTGGGCAGCCATGAACATGTGGGGGCCACATGGGGCCAAAGCGTATTCAGATCCGCTCCTTTTTGCTCAGGGAAAGAGTGAATCAACAGGAGAAATGCCAAAGGACGTCGATATTTTGAGTTTCTTGAAGAACTACAGTCCCCGTGATCTGGCAGCTCTTTATCAGCACTGGGGGTTTGTTGATCCGAGACTTGATCCACAAA CAATGTTGCAGTTAAACGGACATTTTGGAAATGAAGTCCATTCGTCCTCTGAAGCTTCCAAACAG ATGAACAGCCTCTCCACTTCATCTTCAGGGTCTCTTCATAAAGGAACATGA